In Brucella melitensis bv. 1 str. 16M, a genomic segment contains:
- a CDS encoding dihydrodipicolinate synthase family protein, which produces MSDHQLTLPDDKASLRSYTLIGTQTPRPKSSPQFNRIAYAAAHVVSDPLKDTRPWNDPAIDWEATMAFRHHLWGLGFRVAEAMDTSQRGMGLNWAGAQELIRRSLAEARTVTGADLASGAGTDHLDPAEAKNLEDVVKAYETQAGFIEKHGGRFILMASRALARIAKSPDDYAKVYGRILAQAREKVVLHWLGDMFDPQLKAYWGSERFEDALNTVIGIIEANRDEVEGIKISLLEERYELALRNRLPEGVLCFTGDDFNYAPLIEGDGNRHSHALLGIFDAVAPQASAAMTALANGDTRRFRAIIEPTVPLSRKIFEAPTQYYKAGIVFLAWLNGHQTHFTMPAGMQSTRGILHYADIFRLADQANVLDRPDLATRRMKKLLAIYGIE; this is translated from the coding sequence ATGAGCGACCATCAACTGACATTGCCGGATGACAAGGCAAGCCTGCGCTCCTACACGCTGATCGGGACGCAAACCCCGCGCCCCAAAAGCTCGCCGCAATTCAATCGCATCGCCTATGCGGCAGCGCATGTCGTTTCCGATCCGCTGAAAGATACCCGCCCATGGAACGACCCGGCCATCGACTGGGAAGCGACCATGGCCTTCCGGCATCACCTGTGGGGCCTCGGCTTCAGGGTCGCGGAAGCGATGGATACATCGCAGCGCGGCATGGGATTGAACTGGGCAGGCGCGCAGGAACTGATCCGCCGCTCGCTGGCTGAGGCCAGAACCGTAACCGGCGCCGATCTTGCCAGTGGTGCGGGCACCGATCATCTTGATCCAGCGGAAGCAAAAAACCTCGAAGACGTCGTCAAGGCTTATGAAACACAGGCCGGTTTCATTGAAAAACACGGCGGGCGCTTCATCCTGATGGCAAGCCGCGCGCTGGCCCGCATTGCAAAGTCACCCGATGATTACGCGAAGGTCTATGGCCGCATTCTCGCCCAGGCGCGCGAGAAGGTCGTGCTGCACTGGCTGGGCGATATGTTCGATCCGCAACTCAAAGCCTATTGGGGTTCGGAAAGATTTGAAGACGCGCTCAATACGGTGATTGGCATCATCGAAGCCAATCGCGACGAGGTTGAGGGCATCAAGATTTCGCTTCTGGAGGAGCGTTACGAACTAGCCTTGCGCAACCGCCTGCCGGAAGGCGTACTCTGTTTCACGGGCGACGATTTCAACTATGCACCGCTGATCGAAGGCGACGGCAACAGGCACAGCCACGCGCTGCTCGGCATTTTCGATGCCGTCGCACCGCAGGCTTCCGCCGCTATGACAGCATTGGCCAATGGCGATACCCGCAGATTCCGCGCCATCATCGAACCGACCGTGCCCTTATCGCGTAAAATCTTTGAAGCACCGACGCAATATTACAAGGCGGGCATCGTGTTCCTCGCCTGGCTGAACGGCCACCAGACCCATTTTACCATGCCGGCGGGAATGCAGTCGACGCGTGGCATTTTGCATTACGCTGACATATTTCGCCTGGCCGATCAGGCCAATGTGCTCGACCGGCCAGACCTCGCCACCCGCCGCATGAAGAAGCTTCTGGCGATTTACGGTATAGAATGA
- a CDS encoding LacI family DNA-binding transcriptional regulator, translating into MSKGSVTVIDIAREAGVSKSTVSLVLRDSPLVHAETRAKVQEAIEKLGYVYNRSAANLRQAKSKIIGLVVNDLTNSFFAELAVGVDRVMQSAGYVQFLANTAESIDRQREVIASMREHGIAGLIVSPARGTEASDLKPLAKSGLPVVQMVRDVPGSGVSSIVSDNRGGVAKAVEHLVSLGHRAIAFMGGYADIAVFSERLAGYRTGLEQAGIAFDEALVFTSAPSRAGGVEALEQMLRQGMKPTAAVCFNDAVAFGVCDGLRATHLEPGRDFGVVGFDDVIEAKTAVPALTTVAVDPQGLGERAAQLLLKQINSERVEAEAQRLSVRLAVRASCGAPFRKPEEKFEWQSGAL; encoded by the coding sequence ATGAGCAAGGGCAGCGTCACCGTTATCGACATTGCGCGCGAGGCTGGCGTGTCGAAATCGACCGTCTCTCTGGTGCTGCGTGACAGTCCGCTGGTCCATGCCGAAACCCGCGCCAAGGTGCAGGAGGCAATCGAGAAACTGGGCTATGTCTATAACCGCTCGGCGGCCAATCTCCGGCAGGCGAAATCGAAAATCATAGGCCTTGTGGTCAATGATCTGACCAACAGTTTCTTTGCCGAACTGGCGGTAGGTGTGGATCGCGTGATGCAGTCTGCGGGCTATGTGCAGTTTCTGGCCAATACGGCGGAAAGCATTGATCGCCAGCGTGAAGTGATTGCCTCAATGCGCGAACATGGCATTGCCGGGCTGATCGTTTCGCCAGCGCGTGGAACTGAGGCCAGTGATCTGAAACCATTGGCGAAAAGCGGCCTTCCGGTTGTGCAGATGGTGCGCGATGTGCCGGGTTCGGGTGTTTCCTCCATCGTTTCGGATAATCGCGGCGGCGTGGCGAAGGCGGTCGAGCATCTGGTGTCGCTGGGGCATCGCGCCATCGCTTTCATGGGTGGTTATGCGGATATAGCGGTGTTTTCCGAGCGTCTTGCCGGTTATCGCACAGGGTTGGAGCAAGCGGGCATTGCCTTCGACGAGGCGCTGGTTTTCACCTCTGCGCCGTCACGCGCTGGTGGGGTTGAGGCGCTGGAACAGATGCTGCGGCAGGGCATGAAACCGACGGCGGCGGTGTGCTTCAACGATGCGGTTGCTTTTGGTGTCTGCGATGGCTTGCGAGCCACGCATCTGGAACCGGGCCGGGATTTTGGCGTCGTCGGCTTTGACGATGTGATCGAGGCAAAGACGGCTGTTCCGGCACTGACGACCGTGGCTGTCGATCCGCAAGGTTTGGGAGAACGTGCGGCGCAGCTTTTGCTGAAACAAATCAATTCGGAACGGGTGGAGGCGGAGGCGCAGCGTCTGTCGGTGCGTCTTGCAGTGCGTGCAAGTTGCGGCGCGCCGTTCAGAAAACCGGAGGAGAAATTTGAATGGCAAAGTGGGGCCTTATAG
- a CDS encoding Gfo/Idh/MocA family protein, with protein MAKWGLIGASTIAKEWVIGAIRATGGEVVSVYSTNAARGKTYADENGIARSVTSLDALLADPEIDAVYISTTNELHGDQAIAAAQAGKHILCEKPLALTIGDAHEMLKAARAAGVVAGTNHHLRNAASHRAMRDAVAEGRIGKVLGARVFHAVYLPPHLQGWRIERPDAGGGVVLDITVHDADTLRFVLGENPVEAVAFSQQGGLSGEGLEDGVMGVLRFPSGAIAQFHDAFTAKYAETGFGVHGGEGSLIARNVMTQKPVGTVILRDKDGEHELPLDHKNLYETALQAFHDAIAGRGQPSATLEDGIWSLATGLAVLEAAKTGKATAVHSGL; from the coding sequence ATGGCAAAGTGGGGCCTTATAGGCGCAAGCACCATTGCAAAGGAATGGGTGATCGGCGCCATTCGCGCGACGGGTGGCGAGGTCGTTTCCGTCTACAGCACCAATGCCGCGCGCGGTAAAACCTATGCAGACGAGAACGGCATCGCCCGTTCGGTGACGAGCCTCGATGCGCTGCTGGCCGACCCGGAAATAGACGCGGTTTATATCTCCACCACCAATGAACTGCATGGCGATCAGGCCATTGCCGCGGCACAAGCGGGCAAGCATATCCTGTGCGAAAAGCCGCTGGCGCTGACGATTGGTGACGCTCATGAAATGCTGAAAGCGGCGCGCGCAGCGGGCGTGGTGGCAGGCACCAATCATCATTTGCGCAATGCGGCAAGCCACCGCGCCATGCGCGATGCCGTAGCAGAAGGCCGGATCGGCAAGGTGCTGGGCGCGCGGGTTTTCCATGCGGTTTATTTGCCGCCACACTTACAGGGCTGGCGCATTGAGCGGCCCGATGCGGGCGGCGGTGTCGTCCTCGATATCACTGTGCATGATGCCGATACGCTGCGTTTTGTGCTGGGGGAAAATCCGGTCGAGGCGGTCGCTTTCAGTCAACAGGGCGGCTTAAGTGGAGAAGGGCTGGAAGATGGCGTGATGGGCGTTTTGCGTTTTCCATCCGGGGCGATTGCCCAGTTTCACGATGCTTTCACCGCCAAATATGCCGAAACCGGTTTCGGGGTGCATGGCGGCGAAGGTTCGCTCATTGCGCGCAATGTGATGACGCAAAAGCCGGTCGGGACCGTCATCCTGCGGGACAAGGACGGCGAACACGAATTGCCGCTCGACCACAAAAATCTCTACGAAACCGCCTTGCAGGCTTTTCACGATGCCATTGCCGGAAGAGGCCAGCCATCGGCCACATTGGAGGATGGCATCTGGTCGCTCGCCACCGGGCTGGCCGTGCTTGAGGCCGCAAAAACCGGCAAAGCCACCGCCGTTCATTCAGGACTTTAA
- a CDS encoding acyl CoA:acetate/3-ketoacid CoA transferase, protein MSKHISFAEAAALIPDNAVVSVSSSSGLGCPDMMLKAIGERFDETGHPQNITTLHPIAAGDMSGIRGVDYIAKKGLLKKILAGSYPSGPSSAEPPLIWQMITNNEIPAYNIPSGILFDMHREAAARRPGVLTKVGLDTFVDPKRQGTAMNDKAREAPVVKRVSFEGEDWLYFPAIAPQVAIIRATTADERGNLTYEHEGATLGGLDQALAARNNGGIVIAQVKRIAREGTLKPHDVRVPGVLVDYIVVDPDQKQTTQTLYDPAISGEIFRPLDTFRLPEFNIQKAIARRVAQELQAGSAVNLGFGISANVPRILLEEGLHGAVTWVIEQGAVGGVPLLDFAFGCASNADAYMPSPYQFTYFQGAGFDASLLSFLEIGRDGSVNVSKLSFRPHVTAGAGGFVDITARAKKIVFSGPRGVEQGQDVTYVTERAVMKLTPQGIVLTEIAPGVDLQAHILDQAEFPLIVSDQLKLMDEALFREEPIGLTLPQKPARKLEA, encoded by the coding sequence ATGAGCAAGCATATTTCATTTGCTGAAGCCGCTGCACTTATCCCCGACAATGCGGTTGTTTCGGTTTCCTCGTCCAGTGGCCTCGGTTGCCCGGATATGATGCTGAAAGCCATTGGCGAGCGGTTTGATGAAACCGGCCATCCTCAAAATATCACCACGCTGCACCCCATTGCTGCGGGTGATATGAGCGGCATCAGGGGCGTCGATTACATTGCCAAAAAGGGGCTTTTGAAAAAGATCCTTGCCGGTTCTTATCCATCCGGGCCATCCAGTGCCGAACCGCCGCTGATCTGGCAGATGATTACCAATAACGAGATTCCAGCCTATAATATTCCGTCAGGCATATTGTTCGACATGCACCGCGAGGCGGCGGCCAGGCGGCCCGGCGTGCTGACCAAGGTGGGGCTTGATACATTTGTCGATCCCAAGCGCCAGGGTACGGCGATGAATGACAAGGCGCGTGAGGCACCTGTCGTCAAACGCGTCAGTTTTGAGGGTGAAGACTGGCTCTATTTTCCGGCGATTGCACCGCAGGTGGCCATCATCCGCGCCACCACGGCGGATGAACGCGGCAACCTCACCTATGAGCATGAGGGGGCCACTCTCGGCGGGCTGGATCAGGCGCTGGCTGCGCGCAACAATGGCGGCATCGTCATTGCGCAGGTGAAACGCATCGCCAGGGAAGGCACGCTGAAACCGCATGATGTGCGTGTGCCGGGCGTTCTGGTTGATTATATCGTGGTCGATCCAGACCAGAAGCAGACGACGCAGACGCTTTACGACCCGGCAATTTCCGGCGAGATTTTCCGCCCGCTCGATACGTTCCGTCTGCCCGAATTCAATATTCAAAAGGCGATTGCGCGCCGTGTCGCGCAGGAATTGCAGGCGGGCAGTGCGGTCAATCTGGGTTTTGGCATTTCCGCCAATGTACCGCGCATTCTGCTGGAAGAGGGCCTGCATGGTGCGGTGACATGGGTAATCGAGCAGGGGGCGGTCGGCGGTGTGCCGCTTCTGGATTTTGCCTTTGGCTGTGCGTCCAATGCCGACGCCTATATGCCGTCGCCCTATCAGTTCACCTATTTTCAGGGGGCGGGCTTCGATGCCTCGCTCTTGTCCTTCCTTGAGATCGGGCGCGACGGCTCGGTCAATGTGTCGAAGCTCTCCTTCCGTCCGCATGTGACGGCGGGCGCTGGCGGCTTTGTCGATATTACCGCGCGTGCCAAGAAGATCGTCTTTTCCGGCCCGCGTGGCGTCGAGCAGGGGCAGGATGTCACCTATGTCACCGAGCGCGCCGTGATGAAGCTGACGCCGCAAGGCATTGTGCTGACCGAAATCGCGCCGGGTGTGGATTTGCAGGCGCATATTCTGGATCAGGCTGAGTTTCCGCTGATTGTCTCGGATCAATTGAAGCTCATGGATGAGGCGCTGTTCCGCGAAGAGCCGATCGGGCTTACGCTGCCGCAAAAGCCTGCGCGAAAGCTGGAGGCGTGA
- a CDS encoding aldehyde dehydrogenase family protein — MVMSTIVKPQPLTGLEVREFSMLIDGKWVGSDSGKSIERVAPGHGVTVSRYPAGNKANVERAVSAARKAFDDGRWSSKTASQRSLVLLKAADLIEARAEELAYLDAIEAGKPISQVRGEISGSVDIWRYAAALARDLHGESYNTLGDGTLGVVLREAIGVVSIITPWNFPFLIVGQKLPFALAAGCTAVVKPSELTSGSTLLLGEILAEAGVPDGVVNIVTGTGADVGQHMSTHPHVDMVSFTGSTGVGKLTMANAAQTLKKVSLELGGKNPQILFPDADMDAFIDAAVFGAWFNAGECCNAGSRLIVHRSVVDAIVGRVADLSKKVIVGDPLDASTQVGAIITPQHLTKVGAYVDQARKAGAAIAHGGEVLDLGLGQYMGPTILAGVKADMAVAREEVFGPVLSVLSFDTVEEAISIANAVDYGLSAGVWSRDFDTCMTIGRKVRAGTVWMNTFMDGTPELPFGGYRQSGLGRELGRHAVEDYTETKTLNMHIGARTGWWMPQAK; from the coding sequence ATGGTAATGAGCACGATCGTTAAGCCACAGCCGTTGACCGGGCTGGAAGTTCGCGAATTCTCCATGCTGATCGATGGAAAATGGGTGGGCAGCGACAGCGGAAAGAGCATTGAGCGCGTGGCCCCCGGCCATGGGGTGACGGTGAGCCGCTATCCGGCGGGCAACAAGGCCAATGTGGAACGCGCTGTTTCAGCCGCGCGCAAGGCTTTTGACGATGGGCGCTGGTCGTCGAAAACCGCTTCGCAGCGTTCGCTGGTTCTGCTCAAAGCCGCCGATCTGATCGAGGCGCGGGCCGAAGAGCTTGCCTATCTCGATGCGATTGAAGCCGGCAAACCAATTTCGCAGGTGCGCGGCGAAATTTCCGGTTCTGTCGACATATGGCGCTATGCGGCAGCCCTTGCGCGCGACCTGCATGGCGAAAGCTATAATACGCTGGGCGATGGCACTTTGGGTGTCGTGCTGCGCGAGGCGATTGGCGTGGTGTCAATCATCACGCCATGGAATTTTCCGTTCCTGATTGTCGGCCAAAAGCTGCCTTTCGCTTTGGCTGCGGGCTGTACGGCGGTGGTAAAACCGTCTGAACTGACGTCCGGCTCGACATTATTGCTTGGCGAAATTCTGGCCGAGGCAGGGGTTCCAGACGGCGTGGTCAACATCGTCACCGGAACGGGCGCGGATGTCGGCCAGCATATGAGCACGCATCCGCACGTCGATATGGTGTCTTTCACCGGCTCCACAGGCGTGGGCAAGCTCACCATGGCCAATGCGGCGCAAACGCTGAAAAAAGTGTCGCTGGAGCTTGGCGGCAAGAATCCGCAAATCCTGTTTCCGGATGCGGATATGGATGCCTTCATCGATGCCGCCGTGTTCGGCGCATGGTTCAATGCGGGCGAGTGCTGCAATGCCGGTTCGCGGCTGATTGTGCATCGCTCGGTTGTCGATGCGATTGTCGGGCGCGTCGCCGATCTGTCGAAAAAGGTAATCGTCGGCGATCCGCTGGATGCCAGCACGCAGGTCGGCGCGATCATCACGCCGCAACATCTGACAAAGGTTGGCGCCTATGTCGATCAGGCCAGAAAGGCCGGTGCGGCCATTGCCCATGGCGGTGAGGTTCTGGATCTCGGCCTTGGCCAATATATGGGGCCGACCATTCTGGCGGGCGTGAAGGCCGATATGGCGGTGGCGCGTGAGGAAGTCTTCGGCCCGGTTCTGTCGGTTCTTTCCTTCGATACGGTGGAAGAGGCGATTTCGATTGCCAATGCGGTTGATTACGGGCTTTCGGCAGGTGTGTGGAGCCGCGATTTCGATACCTGCATGACCATCGGGCGCAAGGTGCGGGCGGGCACGGTCTGGATGAACACATTCATGGACGGCACGCCGGAATTGCCTTTCGGCGGCTATCGCCAGTCGGGTCTGGGGCGTGAACTCGGCCGTCATGCGGTGGAGGATTACACCGAAACCAAAACGCTCAACATGCATATCGGCGCGCGCACGGGCTGGTGGATGCCGCAAGCGAAATAG
- a CDS encoding GMC oxidoreductase — protein MGGQPDIVIIGSGIGGATMAAGLAASGADILILEAGARLADRPENRDPRAIFQRGFFRPKELWYETSGAPFNPGNYYNVGGNSKFYGAVLIRYRREDFEELAHLEGVSPAWPFSYDELEPWYCKAEELFQVRGELGDDPTEPHHSKPYPYAAIRDERPIADMRARLKKAGLHPASLPLGVDIERWLAKARTPWDAHPNCDDGKMDAETCPLAQALQYANVRLETSAQVRRLEAGPDGKAITAVHYVKNGEALVLRPKLVILSAGAVQSAALLLRSGLANRSDQVGRNFMNHNASAVIAFDPRYRNDSVYQKTFGFNDYYLSDGAGGPPLGNVQLLGRVSGAILKSNMRHVPEWLLNRIAGHTIDFYAMSEDLPSPESRVSVDGDRIILHWVRSNWKEHLMLVEKLKSALRAVGFPVVLSRAFDRRTPSHQCGTARIGNDPATAPLDPYCRAYDHPNLYVVDASFLPTSAAVNPALTIAAQALRVADRIKREGFA, from the coding sequence TTGGGAGGACAGCCGGATATTGTCATCATCGGATCGGGGATCGGCGGCGCGACAATGGCCGCAGGTCTTGCCGCATCGGGTGCCGACATTCTCATTCTGGAGGCGGGCGCGCGCCTGGCTGACAGGCCGGAAAACCGTGACCCGCGCGCCATTTTCCAGCGCGGGTTCTTTCGTCCGAAGGAGTTGTGGTACGAGACCAGTGGTGCGCCGTTCAATCCCGGCAATTATTACAATGTCGGCGGCAATTCCAAATTCTACGGCGCGGTGCTGATCCGCTATCGGCGTGAGGATTTTGAAGAGCTTGCGCATCTGGAAGGCGTGTCGCCCGCATGGCCCTTTTCCTATGACGAACTGGAGCCGTGGTATTGCAAGGCGGAAGAACTGTTTCAGGTGCGCGGTGAATTGGGCGACGACCCGACCGAGCCGCATCATTCAAAGCCTTATCCTTATGCGGCTATCCGTGATGAGCGCCCGATTGCCGATATGCGGGCACGGCTGAAGAAGGCGGGATTGCATCCGGCCTCCTTGCCATTGGGTGTTGATATTGAGCGTTGGCTGGCAAAGGCCAGAACGCCATGGGATGCGCATCCCAATTGCGACGATGGCAAGATGGATGCGGAAACCTGTCCGCTTGCGCAAGCACTTCAATATGCCAATGTCCGGCTGGAAACGTCCGCGCAGGTGAGGCGGCTGGAAGCCGGGCCGGATGGAAAAGCAATCACGGCAGTCCATTATGTGAAGAACGGCGAGGCGCTGGTCCTGCGCCCAAAGCTCGTTATTCTATCGGCTGGCGCCGTGCAGTCGGCGGCACTTTTGCTGCGTTCGGGACTGGCCAATCGCTCCGATCAGGTCGGGCGCAATTTCATGAACCACAACGCAAGCGCCGTGATTGCCTTCGATCCGCGCTATCGCAATGACAGCGTCTACCAGAAGACTTTTGGTTTCAATGATTACTATCTGTCGGATGGGGCAGGCGGGCCGCCGCTTGGCAATGTGCAATTGCTGGGGCGGGTGTCGGGCGCAATCCTGAAATCCAATATGCGCCACGTGCCCGAATGGCTTTTGAACCGCATCGCCGGGCACACAATTGATTTTTACGCCATGAGCGAAGACCTACCATCGCCGGAAAGCCGCGTGAGTGTGGATGGCGACCGCATCATTCTGCATTGGGTGCGCAGTAACTGGAAAGAGCATCTGATGCTGGTGGAAAAACTCAAATCCGCGCTTCGGGCGGTGGGTTTTCCGGTGGTTCTGTCTCGGGCCTTCGACCGGCGCACGCCATCGCATCAATGCGGCACGGCGCGCATCGGCAATGATCCGGCGACAGCGCCGCTCGATCCTTATTGCCGCGCTTACGATCACCCCAATCTCTACGTGGTCGATGCGTCGTTCCTGCCAACATCGGCAGCGGTCAATCCGGCGCTGACCATCGCCGCGCAAGCCTTGCGCGTCGCAGACCGTATCAAGCGGGAGGGTTTTGCATGA
- a CDS encoding 3-ketoacyl-ACP reductase codes for MSRQRPVALVTGGRRGIGLGIARALAAKGFDLAITDRESDEAVIHELRGLGGKVAFFKSDLAAVKTHEATVFAVLDAFGGIDCLVNNAGMGAVERGDFLALKPENFDTIMDVNLRGTVFFTQAVVKAMLAADEVRFPRSIVTISSVSSVMTSPERLDYCISKAGLTAFVQGLALRLAEARIGVFEVRPGIIRTDMTAKVAARYDALIEGGLVPMKRWGEASDVGAIVAGLAGGDFIFATGSAIHADGGLSIAKL; via the coding sequence ATGAGCCGTCAAAGACCTGTAGCGCTGGTGACTGGCGGGCGGCGGGGGATCGGGCTTGGCATTGCCCGCGCTCTGGCTGCCAAGGGGTTTGATCTGGCGATCACCGACCGCGAAAGCGACGAGGCCGTCATCCACGAATTGCGCGGGCTTGGTGGAAAAGTGGCTTTCTTTAAAAGTGATCTCGCTGCCGTGAAAACCCATGAGGCGACGGTTTTTGCCGTGCTGGATGCGTTCGGCGGCATTGATTGTCTGGTCAATAATGCGGGTATGGGTGCGGTCGAGCGCGGCGATTTTCTTGCCCTGAAGCCTGAAAATTTCGACACGATCATGGATGTGAACCTGCGCGGCACGGTGTTTTTCACGCAGGCCGTGGTGAAGGCCATGCTGGCCGCAGACGAAGTGCGCTTTCCACGCTCCATCGTGACGATCAGTTCGGTTTCTTCCGTGATGACATCGCCGGAGCGGCTTGATTACTGCATCAGCAAGGCGGGGCTGACCGCCTTCGTGCAAGGGCTGGCACTGCGTCTGGCCGAAGCGCGGATCGGTGTCTTCGAGGTGCGCCCCGGCATTATCCGCACCGATATGACGGCAAAGGTTGCCGCGCGTTATGACGCGCTGATCGAAGGCGGGTTGGTGCCGATGAAGCGCTGGGGCGAGGCGAGCGATGTTGGCGCCATCGTGGCCGGGCTTGCCGGTGGCGATTTCATCTTTGCGACCGGCTCGGCAATCCATGCCGATGGCGGCCTGTCGATTGCAAAATTATAA
- a CDS encoding DUF4354 family protein has product MYKKYFIATFVAFFSLAMAQASYAETASTNDLMIIATPKTQSATSSGDKVFFSQTFDIGVANTGATDINLDKVCFIALGDKGKTFNADTIDQKLTSGLLKSGESVKGFAAFAGSDKSIYDVRIVKASESCK; this is encoded by the coding sequence TTGTATAAAAAGTACTTTATCGCAACGTTTGTAGCATTTTTTTCTCTGGCCATGGCGCAAGCAAGTTATGCGGAAACTGCATCCACTAATGATCTTATGATTATTGCAACCCCGAAAACTCAATCTGCAACAAGCAGCGGAGATAAGGTCTTCTTCAGCCAGACATTCGACATTGGTGTTGCCAATACGGGTGCCACCGACATCAATCTGGATAAGGTTTGCTTTATCGCCCTTGGTGATAAGGGAAAAACTTTCAACGCCGATACGATTGATCAGAAGCTTACATCCGGCCTGCTGAAATCAGGAGAGTCGGTGAAAGGCTTTGCCGCTTTCGCTGGATCAGACAAGTCTATCTATGACGTACGAATTGTAAAAGCGTCGGAAAGCTGCAAGTAA
- a CDS encoding SDR family NAD(P)-dependent oxidoreductase, with the protein MGEFAVVTGGSTGIGRHLVSAFADAGYAVAFSYRHDDDAAQSLVEAIEEAGGQALGLGCDVGRRAEVEAFFDEACDWFGDAPDVLVNNAGIQTWAPLLELSEEGWDDVIRTNLKGCFLNTQAAAKRMVEADKGGAIVNIGSGCNKLAFPKLVSYTASKGGIEQLTKASAVELGPHGIRVNCVAPGAILNERTAQEQPDYAQSWAPITPLRRVGVPEDISGPVLFLVSDEARFVTGQTLWVDGGLFSQANWPYDG; encoded by the coding sequence ATGGGTGAATTCGCGGTCGTGACGGGCGGCAGCACCGGCATTGGAAGACATCTGGTTTCGGCCTTTGCAGATGCAGGTTATGCGGTTGCTTTCAGCTATCGGCATGATGATGATGCCGCACAATCACTTGTCGAGGCCATTGAGGAGGCGGGCGGTCAGGCGCTTGGGCTTGGCTGCGATGTCGGCAGGCGGGCCGAAGTGGAAGCCTTCTTCGACGAGGCTTGCGACTGGTTTGGCGATGCGCCGGATGTGCTGGTCAACAATGCGGGCATCCAGACCTGGGCGCCCTTGCTGGAACTTTCCGAAGAGGGGTGGGACGATGTTATCCGCACCAATCTGAAAGGCTGCTTTCTCAACACGCAGGCTGCCGCAAAGCGCATGGTGGAAGCCGACAAGGGCGGCGCCATCGTCAATATCGGTTCCGGCTGCAACAAGCTGGCTTTTCCGAAACTGGTTTCCTATACGGCGTCGAAGGGTGGCATAGAACAATTGACCAAGGCTTCTGCTGTGGAGCTTGGCCCCCACGGCATCCGTGTCAATTGCGTTGCGCCCGGTGCTATCCTCAATGAGCGCACCGCGCAGGAACAACCTGATTATGCGCAGAGCTGGGCTCCGATCACGCCGCTACGCCGGGTTGGTGTACCGGAGGATATTTCGGGGCCTGTTCTGTTCCTCGTTTCCGATGAAGCCCGGTTCGTGACCGGCCAGACATTATGGGTTGATGGCGGGCTCTTCTCGCAGGCCAACTGGCCTTATGACGGGTGA
- a CDS encoding D-alanyl-D-alanine carboxypeptidase family protein: MMSKSLRIWFAAVAFSGIALSGAAANPSIAVDVATGKVYEQQDAFQRWYPASLTKMMTAYVTFRALQSGQMTLESPVRMTVNASKEPPSKMGYKPGSIMTLDTALNIMLVKSANDVSVAVAEAVGGTEAAFVQRMNAEARRLGMFGSHFANPNGLHDPNNYTTARDLAVLAVQLRREFPQYAHYFATEAIDPGAGKKVEANYNILLGRYDGADGMKTGFVCASGFNLAGSATRNGRTLLAIVLGADRQETRAIQAAQMMTDAFRARSSGGPTLATLRPAQTANLNQAVDMRKAICSEQAMADRWDGREVEGRLKINSPYIHAMDHDPIAVQVRLVSEPGSINRPGQPGISRVPVPMPRPQRAPGVKTTAIN, encoded by the coding sequence ATGATGTCGAAGTCATTGAGAATCTGGTTTGCGGCAGTGGCCTTTTCCGGTATCGCGTTGTCGGGCGCGGCGGCCAATCCGTCCATTGCCGTCGATGTGGCCACCGGCAAGGTTTATGAACAGCAGGATGCCTTCCAGCGCTGGTATCCCGCTTCGCTCACCAAGATGATGACGGCCTATGTCACATTCCGCGCGCTTCAGTCCGGCCAGATGACGCTGGAATCCCCGGTGCGCATGACGGTCAACGCCTCCAAGGAACCGCCGAGCAAGATGGGGTACAAGCCCGGCTCGATCATGACGCTTGATACGGCGCTGAACATCATGCTGGTCAAGTCTGCCAATGATGTTTCGGTGGCCGTTGCCGAAGCCGTGGGCGGAACGGAAGCTGCCTTCGTGCAGCGGATGAATGCCGAGGCGCGGCGTCTTGGAATGTTCGGCTCGCATTTCGCCAATCCGAATGGCCTGCATGATCCGAACAATTATACGACAGCGCGCGATCTTGCGGTTCTTGCCGTGCAGTTGCGCCGCGAATTTCCGCAATATGCGCATTATTTCGCGACAGAAGCGATCGATCCGGGTGCGGGCAAGAAAGTTGAGGCCAATTACAACATCCTGCTTGGCCGCTATGACGGTGCGGATGGCATGAAGACGGGCTTCGTCTGCGCATCAGGCTTCAACCTTGCAGGTTCGGCCACCCGCAACGGCCGCACGCTGCTGGCAATCGTACTGGGTGCGGATCGCCAGGAAACGCGTGCGATCCAGGCCGCGCAAATGATGACCGATGCGTTTCGCGCGCGCAGTTCCGGCGGGCCGACGCTTGCCACGCTGCGCCCGGCGCAGACAGCCAATCTCAATCAGGCCGTTGATATGCGCAAGGCCATCTGTAGCGAGCAGGCCATGGCCGACCGCTGGGACGGGCGCGAGGTAGAAGGCCGGCTGAAGATCAATTCACCCTATATTCACGCCATGGACCATGATCCGATTGCCGTGCAGGTGAGGCTGGTTTCCGAACCGGGTTCGATCAACCGGCCCGGCCAGCCCGGCATTTCGCGGGTTCCGGTGCCAATGCCGCGTCCGCAGCGCGCGCCAGGCGTAAAGACAACGGCCATCAACTGA